The Xanthobacter flavus genome includes a window with the following:
- a CDS encoding cytochrome ubiquinol oxidase subunit I, producing the protein MDFDPVTLARMQFAFTVSFHVIFPAFTIGLSAFIATLELIWLKTGKDVFHRLARFWTKIFAVSFAMGVVSGIVLSYQFGTNWSRYAEFVGSVIAPLIGFEVLTAFFLEATFLGIMLFGWNRVPPWLHVLSCCVVAFGTFMSAFWILAANSWMQTPAGYEIRDGVGYPLDWLEIIFNPSFHWRLPHMLLAAYLTTSLVVLSVGARYLLAGNFKEESRVMMVMGIGMLAIVGPIQAFVGDSHGLNTAHYQPAKIAAVEAHWDSTKPAPLVLFAWPDEKAEKNLFEISIPNGASLMITHSLDGLFPGLKDFPPQDRPPVFGPFFGFRAMVGVGVIMILLGWIGAWLIFKGRETTTRWYLVVTSWCWPLGFIAILAGWIVTEQGRQPWVVEGLLRTEDAMSPLAGWTVGLSLTLFVIIYAVIFATGIHFMNRLIVRGPDQTLIQPPARERPTRPLAAAHGEGQMTPGT; encoded by the coding sequence ATGGATTTCGATCCAGTCACCCTCGCACGCATGCAGTTTGCCTTCACGGTCTCGTTCCACGTCATCTTTCCGGCCTTCACCATCGGCCTGTCCGCCTTCATCGCGACGCTGGAGCTGATCTGGCTGAAGACCGGGAAGGACGTGTTCCATCGCCTCGCGCGGTTCTGGACCAAGATCTTCGCCGTCTCCTTCGCCATGGGCGTCGTGTCCGGCATCGTGCTGTCCTACCAGTTCGGCACCAATTGGAGCCGCTATGCCGAGTTCGTCGGCTCGGTAATTGCGCCGCTCATCGGCTTCGAGGTGCTGACCGCCTTCTTCCTGGAGGCCACCTTCCTCGGCATCATGCTGTTCGGCTGGAACCGGGTGCCGCCGTGGCTGCATGTCCTGTCGTGCTGCGTCGTGGCGTTCGGCACCTTCATGTCTGCCTTCTGGATCCTCGCCGCCAACAGCTGGATGCAGACGCCGGCCGGCTACGAAATCCGCGACGGCGTCGGCTATCCGCTCGACTGGCTTGAGATCATCTTCAACCCGAGCTTCCACTGGCGCCTGCCGCACATGCTGCTCGCCGCCTACCTGACCACCTCGCTGGTGGTGCTCTCCGTGGGCGCGCGCTACCTGCTGGCCGGCAATTTCAAGGAAGAATCACGCGTGATGATGGTCATGGGCATCGGCATGCTCGCCATCGTCGGTCCCATCCAGGCCTTCGTCGGCGACAGCCACGGCCTCAATACCGCGCACTACCAGCCGGCCAAGATCGCCGCCGTCGAGGCGCACTGGGACAGCACCAAGCCCGCGCCCCTCGTTCTGTTCGCCTGGCCGGACGAGAAGGCCGAGAAGAACCTGTTCGAGATCTCGATCCCGAACGGTGCCTCGCTGATGATCACCCACAGCCTCGACGGCCTCTTCCCCGGCCTCAAGGATTTCCCGCCGCAGGATCGCCCGCCGGTGTTCGGCCCCTTCTTCGGCTTCCGCGCCATGGTGGGCGTGGGCGTCATCATGATCCTGCTGGGGTGGATCGGTGCCTGGCTGATTTTCAAGGGGCGCGAGACCACCACCCGCTGGTACCTCGTCGTCACCTCGTGGTGCTGGCCGCTGGGCTTCATCGCCATCCTGGCCGGCTGGATCGTCACCGAGCAGGGCCGCCAGCCCTGGGTGGTGGAAGGGTTGCTACGCACAGAGGATGCCATGTCGCCCCTCGCGGGCTGGACGGTCGGGCTGTCGCTGACGCTATTCGTCATCATCTACGCGGTGATCTTCGCCACCGGCATCCACTTCATGAACCGGCTCATCGTGCGCGGTCCCGACCAGACCCTCATCCAGCCGCCCGCCCGCGAACGCCCCACACGCCCCCTCGCCGCCGCCCATGGCGAAGGCCAGATGACCCCCGGAACCTGA
- a CDS encoding 3-hydroxyacyl-ACP dehydratase FabZ family protein, with protein sequence MRPEVFKMIDRVVAIDPSLQKIHCQGLVPEESSIFEGHFPGYPIMPGVLLIEAMAQTTGWLVLARNRFDRMPFLATVKEAKLRTFVLPGQNLDLYSEILHEGSGFVVAKTNATLEGKPICSAELTFRVLPWPEGKMKAVVMKVAEYVSFPLSEFADA encoded by the coding sequence ATGCGTCCTGAAGTCTTCAAGATGATCGACCGGGTCGTCGCCATCGACCCGTCGCTCCAGAAGATCCACTGCCAGGGCCTGGTGCCCGAGGAAAGCTCCATCTTCGAGGGGCATTTTCCCGGTTACCCCATCATGCCCGGCGTGCTGCTGATCGAGGCCATGGCCCAGACCACCGGCTGGCTGGTGCTCGCCCGCAACCGTTTCGACCGGATGCCCTTCCTCGCCACCGTGAAGGAAGCGAAGCTGCGCACCTTCGTGCTGCCGGGGCAGAATCTCGATCTCTACTCGGAAATCCTGCACGAGGGTTCCGGCTTCGTCGTCGCCAAGACGAACGCCACCCTTGAGGGCAAGCCCATCTGCAGCGCCGAACTCACCTTCCGCGTGCTCCCCTGGCCGGAAGGCAAGATGAAGGCCGTGGTGATGAAGGTGGCCGAGTACGTCTCCTTCCCCCTTTCGGAATTTGCCGATGCCTGA
- a CDS encoding MFS transporter, with protein MQEPAPVAALERLPWHSWIVVGLVSIGAFVGQLDATIVQLALPTLASTFDAGLHAVSWVSLGYLVAFASFLPIFGRVCQMYGRKTLYLVGYIVFVVSSALCALAPDLPSLVAARVVQGIGGALLGANSIAILVTAVPEEKRGRALGVFAAAQAIGMSAGPAVGGIVLGALGWPWIFWLTVPFGLLAAIAGWVALPRTSGARPEARFDWLGALLLAPALVILVRALNHAAGWGLTSPQTLGSAVLATGLLWLLVRQERRAALPLVDLKLFANPGFALGATAVVLGYAMLYAMFFLMSFLLEHGYGERAWEAGLHLAVIPVILGLVAPLSGGLADRIGIRVLGAGGMGVCLLGLMVLGLGVGAPAASQLMSFAAFMLFGAGLGLFIAPNNHATLKAAPPELATQAGSLLNLMRVLGTSLGVAGATSTLSLGLKQAGGMTDRMKDVSGPALVGAVEWGIVLVAVMALIAAVLCVLRPRS; from the coding sequence ATGCAGGAACCCGCCCCCGTCGCGGCATTGGAACGGCTGCCGTGGCATTCCTGGATTGTCGTCGGCCTCGTCTCCATCGGCGCCTTCGTCGGCCAGCTCGACGCCACCATCGTCCAGCTCGCTTTGCCGACGCTGGCGAGCACGTTCGACGCCGGGCTCCATGCGGTGAGCTGGGTGTCGCTCGGCTATCTCGTGGCCTTCGCGTCCTTCCTGCCGATCTTCGGGCGCGTGTGCCAGATGTACGGGCGCAAGACGCTCTATCTCGTCGGCTATATCGTCTTCGTGGTGTCGAGCGCCCTGTGCGCGCTGGCGCCCGACCTGCCCTCGCTGGTGGCGGCGCGCGTGGTGCAGGGCATCGGCGGCGCGCTGCTGGGGGCCAACAGCATCGCCATCCTCGTCACCGCCGTGCCGGAGGAGAAGCGTGGGCGAGCGCTCGGCGTCTTCGCCGCGGCGCAGGCCATCGGCATGAGCGCGGGGCCGGCCGTGGGCGGCATCGTGCTCGGCGCGCTGGGATGGCCGTGGATATTCTGGCTTACCGTGCCGTTCGGCCTCCTCGCCGCGATAGCCGGCTGGGTCGCCCTGCCGCGCACCTCCGGTGCCCGGCCCGAGGCCCGGTTCGACTGGCTGGGCGCGCTGCTGCTCGCGCCGGCGCTGGTCATCCTAGTGCGTGCGCTGAACCACGCCGCCGGCTGGGGCCTGACATCGCCGCAGACCCTCGGCAGCGCGGTGCTGGCGACGGGGCTGCTGTGGCTGCTGGTGCGGCAGGAGCGGCGTGCGGCGCTTCCGCTCGTGGACCTCAAGCTGTTCGCCAATCCCGGCTTCGCGCTCGGCGCGACGGCGGTGGTGCTCGGCTATGCCATGCTCTACGCCATGTTCTTCCTCATGTCGTTCCTGCTGGAGCACGGCTACGGCGAACGCGCGTGGGAAGCGGGCCTGCACCTCGCCGTCATCCCGGTCATCCTCGGGCTGGTGGCGCCCCTCAGCGGCGGCCTCGCCGATCGCATCGGCATCCGGGTGCTGGGGGCCGGGGGGATGGGCGTGTGCCTCCTCGGCCTCATGGTGCTCGGCCTCGGCGTCGGCGCCCCCGCGGCGAGCCAGCTGATGAGTTTCGCCGCCTTCATGCTGTTTGGCGCCGGGCTCGGCCTGTTCATCGCCCCCAACAACCACGCCACCCTCAAGGCCGCGCCCCCGGAGCTGGCGACGCAGGCCGGCTCCCTCCTGAACCTGATGCGGGTGTTGGGCACCAGTCTCGGTGTCGCGGGGGCGACCTCCACCCTGTCACTTGGGCTGAAGCAGGCCGGCGGGATGACGGACCGGATGAAGGACGTCTCCGGCCCGGCGCTGGTCGGGGCCGTGGAGTGGGGGATTGTTCTCGTCGCCGTGATGGCGCTCATTGCCGCAGTCCTCTGCGTTCTAAGGCCACGTTCCTAG
- a CDS encoding beta-ketoacyl-ACP synthase, translated as MPDVTDGRSRTQRDVWITGIGLVSSLGEGLDAHWQALTAGSGPVTDTATFAPYVVHPLVKVSFDSQIPKKGDQRQMEPWQRIGTYAAGLALDAAGIAKNAEILSNTDMVVAAGGGERDFEVDASILNDLASSNDTGRLLNERLLSDLRPTLSLAQLSNLLAGNISIVHGVTGSSRTFMGEESAGVDAARVAYARIAAGQSEIGLVGGAYNAEREDTLLLNDLDGFCMKGDFSPAFTAPGIGSGSMGAFLVLESPEHAKARGATPIAKLSGVWSERAKRAVTGAITAKVKVLLDRAGTAPGTAVISGVTGAREATEAEAEALTASGLPVRAVANRIGHGFEAQFIAALALAALAVSKGTLFPPLPGDPLEKPADGVSRVIVTQVGHWRGEGAGLVEKA; from the coding sequence ATGCCTGACGTGACTGACGGCCGGAGCCGGACCCAGCGCGACGTCTGGATCACCGGCATCGGCCTCGTCTCCTCCCTCGGGGAGGGGCTCGATGCCCACTGGCAGGCGCTCACCGCAGGCTCGGGTCCGGTCACGGACACCGCCACCTTCGCGCCTTACGTGGTTCATCCGCTGGTGAAGGTGAGCTTCGACAGCCAGATCCCCAAGAAGGGTGACCAGCGGCAGATGGAGCCCTGGCAGCGCATCGGCACCTATGCTGCCGGCCTTGCGCTGGACGCGGCCGGCATCGCCAAGAACGCTGAAATCCTGTCGAACACCGACATGGTGGTCGCGGCCGGCGGCGGCGAGCGCGATTTCGAGGTGGACGCCTCCATCCTCAACGATCTGGCAAGCTCCAACGACACTGGGCGCCTGCTGAACGAACGTCTCCTGTCGGACCTGCGGCCGACCCTCTCGCTGGCGCAGCTCTCCAACCTGCTCGCCGGCAACATATCCATTGTCCACGGCGTGACCGGCTCGTCCCGCACCTTCATGGGCGAGGAGAGCGCCGGCGTGGACGCGGCCCGCGTCGCTTACGCGCGCATCGCGGCGGGCCAGAGCGAGATCGGGCTCGTGGGCGGCGCCTACAATGCCGAGCGTGAGGACACTCTGCTCCTCAACGACCTCGACGGCTTCTGCATGAAGGGCGACTTCAGCCCGGCCTTCACCGCCCCCGGCATCGGCTCCGGCTCCATGGGCGCCTTCCTGGTGCTGGAATCGCCGGAGCATGCCAAGGCACGGGGCGCGACGCCCATCGCCAAGCTGTCCGGCGTGTGGTCCGAGCGGGCCAAGCGCGCCGTCACCGGCGCCATCACCGCGAAGGTGAAGGTGCTCCTCGACAGGGCCGGCACAGCGCCGGGCACTGCCGTCATCTCCGGCGTCACCGGTGCCCGCGAGGCGACCGAGGCCGAGGCCGAGGCGCTGACCGCGAGCGGCCTGCCCGTGCGCGCCGTCGCCAATCGCATCGGCCACGGCTTCGAGGCCCAGTTCATTGCCGCCCTCGCCCTTGCGGCGCTGGCAGTGTCCAAAGGCACCTTGTTCCCGCCGCTCCCCGGCGACCCGCTGGAAAAGCCGGCGGATGGCGTCTCCCGGGTGATCGTGACCCAGGTGGGCCACTGGCGGGGCGAAGGCGCGGGTCTCGTCGAGAAGGCCTGA
- the cydB gene encoding cytochrome d ubiquinol oxidase subunit II, translating into MEWYLPVIWGFIIGVAVIMYVVLDGFDLGIGILFPFAKEERERDVMMNTVAPFWDGNETWLILGGGGLWVAFPKAYAVVMPALYLPVIIMLLALVFRGVAFEFRWVAASSRRLWNFAFSAGSLVAAFFQGIILGGLLQGITVKDGAFAGGPLDWATPFALLCGVGVVVGYALLGATWLLVKTEGTIADRARSHAIPLLLGVIVLMGLVSLWTPLAFDRIATRWFSRPNIFFLAPVPIVTAALAYFVWHWLRTGREMLPFFGTIGLFVLGFAGLAISTFPYLVPPSLTVWQTAAAPPSQILMLFGVIFLLPVVLGYIVFVYWIFRGKVREGEGYH; encoded by the coding sequence ATGGAATGGTATCTCCCCGTCATCTGGGGCTTCATCATCGGCGTCGCGGTCATCATGTACGTGGTGCTCGACGGCTTCGACCTCGGCATCGGCATCCTGTTCCCCTTCGCCAAGGAGGAGAGGGAACGCGATGTCATGATGAACACCGTCGCCCCCTTCTGGGACGGCAACGAGACCTGGCTCATCCTCGGCGGCGGCGGCCTGTGGGTGGCCTTCCCCAAGGCCTATGCGGTGGTGATGCCGGCGCTTTATCTGCCGGTCATCATCATGCTTCTGGCCCTGGTGTTCCGGGGCGTCGCGTTTGAATTCCGCTGGGTGGCGGCCTCCAGTCGGCGGCTGTGGAACTTCGCCTTCTCCGCCGGCTCGCTCGTGGCGGCCTTCTTCCAGGGCATCATTCTCGGCGGGCTCCTCCAGGGCATCACGGTGAAGGACGGCGCCTTCGCCGGCGGTCCCCTCGACTGGGCGACGCCCTTCGCGCTCCTGTGCGGCGTCGGCGTCGTGGTGGGCTATGCCCTGCTTGGGGCCACCTGGCTGCTGGTGAAGACCGAAGGCACCATCGCCGACCGGGCGCGCAGCCACGCCATCCCGCTGCTCCTCGGCGTCATCGTGCTGATGGGGCTGGTGAGCCTGTGGACGCCGCTGGCGTTCGATCGCATCGCCACGCGCTGGTTCTCGCGGCCCAACATCTTCTTCCTCGCGCCGGTGCCCATCGTCACCGCTGCGCTGGCCTATTTCGTGTGGCACTGGCTGCGCACGGGGCGGGAGATGCTGCCGTTCTTCGGCACCATCGGTCTGTTCGTGCTCGGCTTCGCGGGCCTCGCCATCTCGACCTTTCCCTACCTCGTGCCGCCGAGCCTCACCGTGTGGCAGACGGCGGCAGCCCCGCCCAGTCAGATCCTGATGCTGTTCGGCGTCATCTTCCTACTGCCCGTGGTGCTGGGCTACATCGTCTTCGTCTACTGGATCTTCCGCGGCAAGGTGCGGGAAGGCGAAGGCTACCACTGA
- a CDS encoding ribonuclease HII, with amino-acid sequence MPPRREPNSSQTVAQTAARPRGRPRKVAAPVATLWTGLDFARERGLYAQGHTPVAGADEVGRGPLAGPVVAAAVVLDPARVPQGLDDSKRLTRAKREALYLEICATAEVAVAMAPPERIDRDNIRQATLWALAQAVRGLPCRPAFLLVDGNDPPKVPCAVEAIIGGDGLIASIAAASIVAKVVRDRLMAGVGAAFPAYGFERHMGYATAEHSTALVTHGPCLHHRRSFAPVREQQLGLFRGANVPEAAE; translated from the coding sequence ATGCCACCGCGCCGAGAGCCGAACTCCAGCCAGACTGTTGCGCAGACCGCCGCGCGCCCGCGTGGCCGGCCGCGCAAGGTGGCGGCGCCAGTCGCGACCCTGTGGACAGGTCTCGATTTCGCGCGCGAGCGCGGCCTTTACGCTCAGGGACATACCCCTGTCGCGGGTGCCGACGAAGTGGGACGGGGGCCGCTGGCCGGTCCCGTGGTCGCCGCCGCCGTGGTGCTCGACCCGGCGCGGGTGCCGCAGGGGCTGGACGATTCGAAGCGGCTGACACGGGCCAAGCGCGAGGCCCTGTATCTGGAAATCTGCGCCACCGCCGAGGTGGCGGTGGCCATGGCGCCGCCGGAGCGCATCGACCGCGACAATATCCGGCAGGCGACCCTGTGGGCGCTGGCGCAGGCGGTGCGGGGGCTGCCGTGCCGTCCTGCCTTCCTGCTGGTGGATGGCAACGATCCACCCAAGGTGCCCTGTGCGGTCGAGGCGATCATCGGCGGGGACGGGCTGATTGCCTCCATCGCCGCCGCTTCCATCGTCGCCAAGGTGGTGCGGGACCGGCTGATGGCCGGTGTGGGCGCGGCCTTCCCCGCCTACGGCTTCGAGCGGCACATGGGCTACGCGACGGCCGAGCACAGTACGGCGCTCGTCACCCACGGCCCCTGCCTGCATCACCGCCGGTCCTTCGCGCCGGTGCGCGAGCAGCAGCTCGGCCTGTTCCGTGGAGCCAACGTGCCCGAGGCGGCGGAATAG
- a CDS encoding ABC transporter substrate-binding protein — translation MQHFKLSSVIAAALLLGPFSSAGAAELVKARLAQNLAPISALTIVAKAQGLFEKEGLDVTVSNFTSGKQALDTVIGGGADIATTAEAPVTAAAMAGQPIAFVAGMEYSDVKTLTAKKAGIKTIADLKGKKIAYTAGTGSEVYTTELLKKAGLTAKDVTLVNLKPQEMLPAMAAGSIDAYDTWEPHISNGKKALGDEAVLLDTKGVYSETFNIVVMQDYLKANPQVVSKFLAALITAEAWVKAHPEEAIEVVSKAVGMKPEDLKPIWSDYVYQVGIGAKQIDALKAHAQWRLDTKNHPPGVTGMPDFAVVLFPEPLRTLDAARVNYKLN, via the coding sequence ATGCAGCATTTCAAGCTCTCCAGCGTTATTGCCGCGGCCCTCCTCCTAGGTCCATTTTCGAGCGCCGGAGCGGCAGAGCTCGTGAAGGCGCGCCTCGCGCAGAACCTGGCGCCCATCTCGGCGCTGACCATCGTCGCCAAGGCTCAGGGCCTGTTCGAAAAGGAAGGCCTTGATGTCACGGTCAGCAATTTCACCAGCGGCAAGCAGGCCCTCGACACGGTGATCGGCGGCGGAGCCGATATCGCCACCACCGCGGAAGCCCCGGTTACGGCTGCTGCCATGGCGGGACAGCCCATCGCTTTCGTTGCGGGCATGGAATATTCGGACGTCAAGACTCTGACCGCGAAGAAAGCGGGCATCAAGACCATCGCCGATCTCAAGGGCAAGAAGATCGCCTACACCGCCGGCACCGGCAGCGAGGTCTACACCACCGAGCTGCTGAAGAAGGCCGGGCTCACCGCCAAGGATGTCACCCTGGTCAATCTCAAGCCCCAGGAAATGCTGCCCGCGATGGCGGCCGGCAGCATCGATGCTTACGATACCTGGGAGCCCCACATCTCCAACGGCAAGAAGGCGCTCGGCGACGAGGCTGTTCTGCTCGACACCAAGGGCGTCTATTCCGAGACCTTCAACATCGTGGTGATGCAGGATTACCTGAAGGCCAATCCGCAGGTGGTCTCGAAATTCCTCGCCGCGCTCATCACCGCCGAAGCGTGGGTGAAGGCGCATCCCGAGGAGGCGATCGAGGTGGTCTCCAAGGCCGTCGGCATGAAGCCCGAGGATCTGAAGCCGATCTGGAGCGACTATGTCTATCAGGTCGGCATCGGCGCCAAGCAGATCGATGCCCTGAAGGCTCATGCCCAGTGGCGCCTCGACACGAAGAACCACCCGCCCGGCGTGACCGGCATGCCGGATTTCGCGGTGGTGCTCTTTCCCGAGCCTCTGCGCACGCTGGACGCCGCCCGCGTCAATTACAAGCTCAACTGA
- a CDS encoding SDR family NAD(P)-dependent oxidoreductase produces MARRLDLTGQVAVVTGGASGIGLAAATAMAEAGARVILADRDGDAAGRAAAGLSGAEALALDVTDEAAVAAAFGQVVATHGGLDILVNNAGLSIRKGLTELELADWEKVFAVNVTGGFLCARAAVPSMTARGGGAIVNVTSIMGLSGGGPYPNPAYQASKGAVVNFTRGLAVELAPVKIRVNAVAPTWVRTPFIDPLMRDPDKLAAIEKLMPLGRIAEPEEVADAILFLASPMAAMVTGHVLAVDGGFLAQ; encoded by the coding sequence ATGGCGCGAAGGCTCGATCTGACGGGACAGGTGGCGGTGGTGACGGGCGGAGCGAGCGGCATCGGCCTTGCCGCCGCGACCGCCATGGCCGAGGCCGGCGCGCGCGTCATCCTCGCCGACCGTGACGGGGACGCGGCCGGACGCGCAGCAGCCGGCCTCTCCGGCGCCGAGGCGCTGGCCCTTGACGTGACCGACGAGGCCGCGGTCGCAGCCGCGTTCGGTCAGGTGGTCGCAACGCACGGCGGTCTCGACATCCTCGTCAACAATGCCGGACTGTCCATCCGCAAGGGTCTGACGGAGCTTGAGCTTGCCGACTGGGAGAAGGTGTTCGCCGTCAACGTCACCGGCGGCTTCCTCTGCGCGCGGGCGGCTGTCCCCTCCATGACGGCGCGGGGCGGCGGCGCCATCGTGAACGTCACGTCCATCATGGGGCTGAGCGGCGGCGGGCCCTATCCCAACCCGGCGTATCAGGCGAGCAAGGGGGCGGTGGTGAATTTCACCCGCGGTCTGGCCGTGGAGCTTGCCCCGGTGAAGATCCGCGTGAACGCGGTGGCGCCCACCTGGGTGCGTACACCCTTCATCGATCCCCTGATGCGCGATCCGGACAAGCTCGCCGCCATCGAGAAGCTGATGCCGCTCGGCCGCATCGCCGAGCCGGAGGAGGTGGCGGACGCCATCCTCTTCCTCGCGAGCCCCATGGCGGCCATGGTGACCGGCCACGTCCTGGCCGTGGACGGCGGGTTTCTGGCGCAGTGA
- the ypfJ gene encoding KPN_02809 family neutral zinc metallopeptidase, translated as MRWEDFRSSDNVEDRRGSGGGGFQMPGGRGGLGIGTIIVVGLIGWALGINPAVLIGGLEAINGGGSPQQSAPAPQRGRPTAPPTDQLGRFAAAVLAQTEDVWTELFRADGKTYQDPKLVLFSGSTRSACGGAQSAMGPFYCPLDQKVYLDLTFFQEMKNRFKAGGDFAQAYVIAHEVGHHVENLIGILPKVQQAQARASSRAEANNLSVRVELMADCLAGVWAYHANARYRILEPGDVEQALNAASAIGDDALQKRSQGYAVPDSFTHGTSQQRVNWFTRGLKTGSMQQCNTFSGPI; from the coding sequence ATGCGGTGGGAGGATTTCCGCTCCAGCGACAATGTGGAAGACCGGCGCGGCAGTGGCGGCGGCGGCTTCCAGATGCCCGGGGGCCGTGGCGGCCTCGGCATCGGAACCATCATCGTCGTGGGGCTGATCGGCTGGGCGCTGGGCATCAATCCGGCGGTTCTCATCGGCGGGCTGGAGGCCATCAATGGCGGCGGATCGCCCCAGCAAAGCGCGCCCGCCCCGCAGCGCGGCCGCCCGACCGCCCCGCCCACCGACCAGCTCGGGCGCTTCGCGGCGGCGGTCCTCGCCCAGACCGAGGACGTGTGGACCGAGCTGTTCCGCGCCGATGGCAAGACCTATCAGGATCCCAAGCTGGTGCTGTTCTCCGGCTCCACCCGCTCGGCCTGCGGCGGCGCGCAATCGGCCATGGGGCCGTTCTACTGTCCGCTCGACCAGAAGGTGTATCTCGACCTCACCTTCTTCCAGGAGATGAAGAACCGCTTCAAGGCGGGGGGTGATTTCGCGCAGGCCTATGTCATCGCCCACGAGGTCGGCCACCATGTGGAAAACCTCATCGGCATCCTGCCGAAGGTGCAGCAGGCCCAGGCCCGCGCCTCGTCCCGCGCCGAGGCCAACAATCTCTCCGTCCGCGTGGAGCTGATGGCCGATTGCCTCGCCGGCGTATGGGCCTACCACGCCAATGCTCGCTACCGCATTCTGGAGCCCGGCGACGTGGAGCAGGCGCTCAATGCCGCCAGCGCCATCGGCGACGACGCGCTGCAGAAGCGCTCACAGGGCTATGCGGTGCCCGACAGCTTCACCCATGGCACGTCGCAGCAACGGGTGAACTGGTTCACCCGCGGCCTGAAGACGGGCTCCATGCAGCAGTGCAATACCTTCTCGGGCCCGATCTGA
- a CDS encoding beta-ketoacyl-ACP synthase, translated as MTQAHLDKFGRPIVVVTGIGVVTSLGQGKEDNWRRLTAGESGIHTITRFPIEGMRTTIAGTVDFLFDGRVAAPNLSEKLATLAAEEAIAESGIGTPGEFPGPLFAAVPPVELEWPERQQIAEAVGHYPIVYHDLLGAAATGKFRPWHERFLFGSVADRLADKFGTQGQPISLSTACASGATAIQLGVEAIRRGETEVALSLGTDGSVHPEALIRFSLLSALTTANEKPEEAARPFAKNRDGFVMAEGAAALVLESYAHAVARGAKILGVLEGCGEMADNFHRTRSSPDGRPIVGCMKNALADAGVTPDDVDYINAHGTSTPENDRMEYVGLKGVFSEEKLAATPISSNKSMIGHTLTAAGAIEAAVSLLTIQNGRIPPTINYNIPDPAIPLDVVPNVARDAQVRRVISNSFGFGGQNVCLVLAAEPA; from the coding sequence ATGACGCAGGCGCATCTCGACAAGTTCGGCCGCCCCATCGTGGTGGTGACGGGTATCGGCGTCGTCACCTCCCTCGGTCAGGGCAAGGAAGACAACTGGCGGCGCCTCACCGCGGGTGAATCCGGCATCCACACCATCACCCGCTTCCCCATTGAGGGCATGCGCACCACCATCGCGGGCACGGTGGACTTCCTGTTCGACGGCCGCGTGGCGGCCCCCAACCTCTCCGAGAAGCTCGCGACTCTCGCTGCCGAGGAAGCCATCGCCGAATCCGGCATCGGCACGCCCGGCGAGTTTCCCGGCCCGCTGTTCGCCGCCGTGCCTCCGGTGGAGCTGGAATGGCCGGAGCGCCAGCAGATCGCCGAAGCGGTGGGCCACTACCCGATCGTCTATCACGACCTCCTGGGCGCGGCGGCCACCGGCAAGTTCCGGCCGTGGCACGAGCGCTTCCTGTTTGGCTCCGTGGCCGATCGCCTGGCCGACAAGTTCGGCACCCAGGGCCAGCCCATTTCCCTGTCCACTGCCTGCGCCTCCGGCGCCACCGCCATCCAGCTCGGCGTCGAGGCCATCCGCCGCGGCGAGACCGAGGTGGCGCTATCTCTGGGCACGGACGGCTCGGTGCACCCCGAGGCGCTGATCCGCTTCTCGCTGCTCTCCGCCCTGACCACCGCCAACGAGAAGCCGGAGGAGGCCGCCCGCCCCTTCGCCAAGAACCGCGACGGCTTCGTCATGGCCGAAGGTGCCGCCGCCCTGGTGCTGGAGAGCTACGCCCATGCGGTCGCGCGCGGCGCGAAGATCCTCGGCGTGCTGGAAGGCTGCGGCGAGATGGCGGACAACTTCCACCGCACCCGTTCCAGCCCGGACGGCCGCCCCATCGTCGGCTGCATGAAGAATGCGCTGGCTGATGCCGGCGTGACGCCGGACGACGTGGACTACATCAACGCCCACGGCACCTCGACGCCCGAGAACGACCGCATGGAATATGTGGGCCTCAAGGGCGTGTTCAGCGAGGAGAAGCTGGCGGCAACGCCCATTTCCTCAAACAAGTCCATGATCGGCCACACCCTGACGGCGGCCGGGGCCATCGAGGCGGCGGTGTCGCTGCTCACGATCCAGAATGGCCGCATCCCGCCGACCATCAACTACAACATCCCCGACCCGGCCATTCCGCTGGACGTGGTGCCGAACGTAGCCCGCGATGCGCAGGTGCGGCGGGTGATCTCCAACTCGTTCGGCTTCGGCGGCCAGAACGTCTGCCTCGTGCTCGCGGCGGAGCCGGCGTGA
- a CDS encoding acyl carrier protein: MSSTFDTVANIIAETCDIPRDTITPDSHAIDDLGIDSLDFLDIAFAIDKAFGIKLPLEQWTQEVNDGKATTEQYFVLKNLCARIDELVAAKAA; the protein is encoded by the coding sequence ATGTCTTCGACGTTCGACACGGTGGCCAACATCATCGCGGAAACCTGCGACATTCCGCGCGACACCATCACGCCGGACAGCCACGCCATCGACGATCTGGGCATCGACAGCCTCGACTTCCTCGACATCGCGTTCGCCATCGACAAGGCCTTCGGCATCAAGCTGCCGCTGGAGCAGTGGACGCAGGAAGTGAACGACGGCAAGGCCACGACCGAGCAGTATTTCGTGCTCAAGAACCTCTGCGCCCGCATCGACGAGTTGGTCGCTGCGAAGGCGGCCTGA